GTTAATGGGGCGTAACCAACCATGAAGAAATGCAATCTTGGGAAAGGAACCAAGTTGACGGCTAATTTTCTCAAGTCAGAGTTCAATTGACCTGGGTAACGTAACGAGGTGGTGACACCAGACATAACAGACGAAACCAAGCTGTTCAATTCGGCGTACGATGGTTGTggtaatttcaaagtttttTGACAAATGTTGTATAAGGCTTCGTTATCAATACAGAAGGTTTCATCGGAGTTTTCCACCAATTGATGGATCGACAAGGTGGCATTATAAGGTTCGATAACGGTATCGGAGACCTTTGGCGATGGAACGACCGAGAAGGTGGCCATCATTCTGTCGGGGAATTCTTCTCTCATTTTCGATATCAATAAGGTACCCATACCAGAACCAGTACCACCCCCAAGCGAATGGGTGATCTGAAACCCTTGTAACGAGTCACATCCTTCTGCTTCTCTTCTAATCACATCCATGACCGAGTCGACCAATTCCGCCCCCTCGGTGTAATGTCCCTTGGCCCACACATTGCCCGCACTACTCTGGCCAAAAATATAGTTGTCGGGTCTAAAGAGATTCCCGATGTTCGACGTCTTGACCCCATCAATGGTGCCCGGTTCCAAATCCACTAACACCGCACGAGGGACGTATTTACCTGAGCTCGCTTCGTTAAAATACACGTTAAGCTTCGCTTTTTGAAGATCGTCTTCTCCATGGTAGTTACCATTGTTATCCAACCCATGTTCACCACAAATAGTCTCCCAAAACGCAGCACCCTAAAATGTTAGTATCTAATTCCGTGCGTATCGCATGTGGGACGATTCCTCCGCCAATCAAATTTTCCATCGCAAAATCGTCCCCTTATTTCTTTAATCATCAATACATACAATCTGGTTACCACATTGACCAGTAGACAAATGAATCTATATAAAAATGTTAGTATTCTGACATTCCAAAATCGTACTTCGGCGCGTCCGTCCTAGTGGCATCACCGATCTCGACGGCGTCTAATGGACAATTTTTTTAGTAAATCTTACGTACAATTTCTCTCATATTATGCTGTCTATAATTCTGAATTCACTTATGTGTATAGCAATGATTTTCAAACTATAAATATTCCTGTAGATGAATTCTTTATAACTCGATAATACTAATAGTATCAGATTGACGtttgttttgaattttgttgatgtttaatatttggtaaatcCACGATAATTTTTGAGAggttttgtgtaattgTTTTTTTATTACCCCGATTAGGCAATATGGGATAGATGGGCAATAGATGGGGGTTGGGTATATGAGATTGAGGTGGAGACTTGTCTGAGATGTAGTAGGTGAGGTGTAGTACTGGGAGTGAGACGTGAGACTGAGACGTGAGACTGAGACGTGAGACTGAGACTGAGACGTGAGACTGAGACGTGAGACTGAGGCATGAGACGATGGGATAAAAGAAGGTTGATGATGTAGGAAGGAGGATCGGAAGAGATAGAGAAGGGGACAGGTGAACGTAAGCCTACGTAAATGATAAGCAGGTGTAGATGTATACTGTAGTTGTATATTATAGTATAGTTGAGTGCTGATATTTAGGATGGTATGTGAATAGTTGGTTGAGAAAATGTACTAAAAATGCAAACGACATGATACTGtgcaaataatcaaaatttgCAATCATTTctaaaaattaatttatgaACAATAGACAATATATCTTGTAATATACCTGATAATGTGTACCATCACAGACCAAGAAACATATAGAGAAAATATCAGGTTTACTAATACACGTAGACTAGAAATGTGTTGCACTTTTTGCATCCGCATATATAGAATAACACTATGACTACACCAAAACACCGGTGCCAACTACAATCAAACACCACTGGTCTTTGTTTTGACCCTGCTAGTCTCGTGGGTATGTCATCTCGTACGACAAACTAAGTATCCTCTCGTTTGCCAAAGATAACTTCCCAGCAACTAACAATGATTCCAGACAACCACAAAACCACTCCAGATAGCCACTCCAGATAACCACTCCAGATGACCACTCCAAATTACTCCAGATAATCATTCCATAGATCACCCAGGCCATCCAGCTTCCATTCTGAACAACACCAGCATTCCGTTCCTGAAGGCTGGCAGAACAGAAATAGTAATATCCTGCACATAACCGCGCAGGCCACCACTTCAATGAACTAATCTGAACCCATTTGCTGTTATCTACTAAAGAAAAGGGCAAAAACACTATAAATTAGAGGCAATCATGGCCAGTAATATTCAAAACAGGACGTTTGAATTCCAGCAGTGCATATCGTCTTTTGACAAActaaataaaaagaataatgtGGGCCGAAATCCATCGCAAACAACGCCGGCGAGGAAAACTCAGTTCAGTCAACAGGCCAGTATAATCGCCAAAGATATTGCCCATACCACCGAGCTTTTGAGTAAGCTCGCGTTGCTCGCCAAGCGTAAACCACTTTTTGACGATAAACCCATCGAGATCGGAGAACTCACGTATGTTATCAAACAGGACATTTTCAAGATCGAAGAAAACATTACCTTGCTCCAGAAATACGCTAAGGGAGAGTCGTCGATCCAAATAGACACACAGGTGACACAGTACTCGAAGAACGTGTTGAACTTGTTGAACTCGAAGATGAAGAACATCAGCGGCGAGTTTAAGAACGTGTTGGAGATCCGCCAGAAGAACGAACTCATGAACAAGAATAGAACAGAACATTTCTTATCGGCCGCCACAAACAACCGTACTAGCAACAACCACTCGCCGTTGACCAACCTCTCGCCTCAGCTGTCaaacaacaacaatttaTCGGGGTTGGGCGAAAACCCGTACCTCATGCAAGCACAGAGTAACGGGCAGGCCCAGACGACATACGACCCAGATTTGGACCAAGATGCATACTCAAACTACAACAACGGCGAATTCTTGTCGATTCCCGACCAAACAAGACAGTTGTTGCTCATGGAAGAACAAGGAAACCAGTACTTACAGGAGAGAAATTCTGCTGTGGAAACTATAGAATCTACTATCAACGAAGTGGGGAACCTCTTTCAACAATTAGCATCGATGGTCAGCGAACAGGGTGAGGTCATCCAGAGAATCGACCTGAACGTCGAGGACATCAACATGAACATCTCCGGAGCCCAGAGAGAACTATTGAAGTATTATGCTCACATTTCGAGTAACAGATGGTTATTCTTGAAGATCTTCGGTGTGTTGATAATGTTCTTTTTGATATGGGTCCTAGTTAGCTAATTAATTACAGTATCCCTTAATATATACCCTTGTACACTAACATTATGCCCGTTCCCGTCGACATCTTGTCGTCAATAGGCCTCCTAAGTATTATGTTCGCCGTCGTGTGTCTACCATAAAAATACCAGTCAAAACCGTCATAGATGAGTGATTGATAAACTAATTACCGTGATAATACAGTTAGATCTGGTTTAGCTTTCACAAATCAGGCTAAATATAGATCAAAGCATTTCGTTTGCATTATACCTATAGTGAACAGTGAGTAGTGATCATATCCAAAGATTTATCGTGGTGGAAATCGAATATATCTCGAAAGTTGCCCCTGCTAGCGATAAGGCACCAGGAAGACATTAATACTAACTGAGTGATAGGAAATTATACcagaaatataaaattcgccttaatttataaatttaaatataattatctatttattGCATAAGACAACGAAATAAGAATGTGGAATTACCTATTTGGCGGAAACAAGCAACAGAAGAAGGAGTATCCGAAGAAGGCCATTGTTGAGTTACGTGAGCACATCCAGATGTTGAATAAGAAGCGTTCACATTTGGAGCTGCAGATTGCGGACCAGGATGCTTTAGCACGGAAATATATCACTACCAACAAGGCATTGGCCAAGAATGCgttgaagagaaagaagGGCTACGAGGCAAACTTGATGAAGATAGAGAACCAGATCGACTCGTTGGAGACGCAACTCACTTCGATTGAGGGCGCAAACTTGAACTTGGAAACTATGAAGGCCATGAAGCAAGGTGCACAAGCCATGAAGCAAATCCACGGAGAATACGACGTGGACAAGGTCGAGAATACGATGGACGACATCAGAGAACAGGTCGAGTTGGCGGACGAGATATCCGAAGCCATATCAAGACCGGTGGGCACAGAATTTGTCGACGAGGACGAATTGGACGAGGAGCTCGCCATgttacaagaagaagaaaaagaacaCAAACAGCAAACTCCTGCCCAAAAGGCCCCTGTCGCCAAGGTGTCGGCcccagaagaagaaatgcCAGACTTCCCTACCGTCAACAAGAACAAGCCTGCGGCTTCCACCGAAGACGACGAGGACGAGGAAGCTTTGAAGGCATTACAAGCAGAAATGGGTCTTTAATCCTTCTCGCACATATACATACTAATTGGAgttatttttgttttataCCATTGCAATACCGGGTCCGCGGTGAAGAGAAAGGTTGACGATTGTGCTTTCTTGTTCCTCTCCCTTCCCTGTCATCTTCTCCTATCTGTCCTATCTCTATTCCATCTCTTCTCACCTTTTTTCCTCGTTTCACTGCGGTTTGTCCGTTCtttctatttattttgcaatcgGACTGTCATTTTGCTCTATAACGCACATCTAATACTTTAATTCTCTTTATGAATACCTGTTTATGAATGTAATGAATAGATATCACTTATAAGTCGTCTGCCTGTAGAGATGAAAATACTGCatagaaatttttttttttttttttctctttctgCTAAAATTCACTACTACAAGATGGCGGAATTGATGtgaaatattcttgtaTTCTTAGTTAGATATCTTATTTAGCACTGATATTCGTCACAATAGAGTAGCTGAATATGATGTTCAAAAGATTATCTAGGAAACACATAGCAGTTGATTTGGTTCGACGCTACGGTGTTGAGAATCAGAGATTGCAAAGCATAAGATCAACTACTACTATCACAAGATCAACGGGAATACCAAGTGAGAGTTTCCCTATATATAATTCGTTCTTAGAAGACttgaaaaacaagaagGATATACCCGGGAGAAATGctttatataataagtCATTTTCAGAGATAAATGGGGATTTTTTGAATACGATTTCGAGAGAAGAAACGCAAGAAGTTGCATGGTCATCACAATATGACCCAGTATCAAGATCGCCATTTGCAAAGGATGTTGTTCACTTACAATCGCTTTTGGATGCGTTATTATCGAGCAAAAATTTCGATAGAGCAGAtaagatattgaaagcaaTTTATCCACTCTTGTCATCGCAAGAGAACTTTATATTTTCGCTCAATAAGTATTTGGAAGCATGGTCACTTGAAAGCTCGACATCGATCATAGAGATGGAGAATTATTTGGCTAGCATCCAGCTGCAGTTCAGAGATGTGGTTCCAAACGATAGAACATACgctattttgatttcaaaagCCATAGACGATGAAAAGATCTGCATGTCATACATTTCTAGAATTAAGTCCAACACCTCGATGATCAGAAAGGTCTTTACGCATATAGATATCATTGGTATAGACGgtttgatgaaaatttttaaagatCCTTCTGTTACTGAAAATCTAATTCCGAAGGATCTCTGTCCGCTATTTGCACAAGTGAGAAAGCTAGACGGTAGCAGCGATATGTATGACGTTGATTCCGAAGAGAATGTACctgaatatttcaaagataCCGAACTGAGTGTACCAATCATTGAAAAGGATTCTGATTCTTTGAAAGCGGTTGACTCATTTGGTTTAAAAGTTATTAGACATACACTTTTGGGTTTGAAAACCGATAATAATTCAGCTGTGCTAgatgaattcattaataacattgaaaatgaaatgaataaCCATGTCTTGCATAACACTTCGAAccaagagaagaaagattattttGCTGTTTACAAATGCTTAAAGACTGATGAACAACGAGAAAAGTTCAATGAAGCattagatttatttaaCGAGGGAAGACAGAGACAGTTAGAATTGAGAGGTGTAGACGGAGCAAAAGAAAAGTGGAAGCATGAGTTCGAAGATATGCAGAAAAGAGGTGCAATTAATCTTCATAAAAGTTTAAACGTTCAATTATTCAAGTGGTATTCTGATTTATTGCCATAtgtcgaagaagaagtgAACCAATGTAAAAAGATATTAGATGGTGAAATTTCATTAGACAACGTTAAGCCTGATGCAAAAAATCTCATGAAAGACAGAGCGTATTATGCCCCCTATTTGACTTTAATCCCTCCTAAGAAAATGTGCGTTATCACTATATTGGAATTactaaaattaaattctaCAGGTGGTATTGTTGATGGGATGAGAACTGCTAGAGCGGTTATTTCAGTTGGAAAGGCACTTGAATTAGAATATAAATCGCAAAACTTAATGAAAGCTGAAGGTAGATCACTTTCTAAAAAGTTAAAGACTACTAGTCAGTGGAAAAAGCTTTTAAGACAAAGAAGAGACTATAATAAGCAAGATCCAATTGCAAATAACGAGTGGGATTATCCAATTTACGCTAAGGTTGGATCGGTCttaacttcattattaatacatGTAGCTAAGGTTCCTGTTAAGGGAACAGATCCTACAACTGGAAAAGAAGTAAAGGGTATGCAACCTGCTTTCCATCATACCTACCAGTACCTTCAAGGTCAGAGGTTGGGTGTTTTGAAAGTACATAAATCGTTAGTGCGGCAATTAGCTGGAAATGTCTTAGGTAACTCTGTACAACCACAAATGTTACCAATGCTAGTTCCTCCACGTCCATGGACTAGTTATAATGATGGGggttatttattttcacaAAATAGTTTAGTTAGAATTAAGGATTCTGCTGAAACAAACGCATATTTGAAGGCTGCTTCTGATTTagataatttggaaatttaCGATGGATTAAACGTGTTAGGTGATACCGCATGGACTGTGAATCGTaatgtattcaatattatttctaaGTTTTGGAATACAGGAGAGAAATTTTTAGACATCCCTCCTATTGTTGAGGAACCCGAATTACCAAAGCAATTGCCAATGAATGCGGAACCATTTGAAAAAGCTgaatatcaaagaaaagttAGAAAGGCTATGAATGAAGCTGCTTCTGCGAGATCTCAAAGATGTGATACCAACTACAAGTTAGAAATTGCTAGAGGGTTCTTAGGCGAAAAACTTTTCTTTCCTCATAATGTTGATTTCAGAGGTAGAGCTTATCCATTATCCGCGcatttaaatcatttagGTAACGATATGACTAGatctttatttttgttttggGAAGGTAGAGAGGTTGGGGACGAAGGTTTAAATTGGTTAAAGATACACTTAGCCAATGTCTATGGTATCGATAAAGCTCCCTtaaatgaaagaattcaatttgttgatgataatttggAGAATATCTTGGAATGTGCCAGAAATCCAATAAATGGAAGTGGATGGTGGAAGAAGGGAGAGAAGCCTTGGCAAGTATTGAGTGtttgttttgaattaaatgaagCTTTCCAGTTAGATGATCCAACCAAATTTGTTTCCCATATTCCTGTACATCAAGATGGTACTTGTAATGGTTTACAGCATTATGCTGCATTGGGAGGTGATATCGAAGGGGCACGTCAAGTGAATTTGATTCCGGCCGACAAGCCTCAAGATGTTTACACGTTCGTAGCAGGATTAGTTCAGAAGAGAGTTGATGCCGAAGCGGAAGCAGGTAACAAATATGCCATTTTCTTGCAAGATAAGATCACTAGAAAGGTTGTTAAACAAACTGTCATGACCAATGTGTACGGGGTTACTTTTGTTGGTGCAGTTTTACAAATCCAAAAGCAAATTGATCACTATTTCGATAAGAACGATACAGAAAATGTCGATGAATATGCCAGATATTTAACAGCCCATGTTTTTGCGTCGATCAGAGAATTATTCGAAGGTGCtcatttaattcaagattGGTTGGGTGAATCTGCTAAAAGAATTAGTAAATCCGTTCGTATTGATTATGAAGAGAAGAGCTCtaaaaattcaaacaaacCAAGCCATTTATCTTCAGTCATTTGGACTACACCATTAGGATTACCATGTGTCCAACCATATAGAGTTacaaagaaacaaattattTCCACTAATTTGCAAGATATTGTCATTTCAGATCCTTTTGGTGCTAGTCAAGTGGATGCTAGAAAGCAACAAGCAGCATTCCCACCAAACTACGTGCATTCGTTAGATGCGACCCACATGTTAATGACCGCTAAGGCATGCGCAGAGCTGGGATTGTCTTTCGCCTCTGTCCATGATTCCTACTGGACCCATGCATGTGATGTGAATACTATGAACAGCCATATTCGTGAGCAGTTTGTAAAATTGCACGGCGAAAACTTAATTGTAAAGATTAgagatgaatttgaaagacGTTATAAAGGTTTCTTACAGGTTATTATAATACCTGGAGACCACGAAGTTGCCAAGAAGATTAAAGACgttagaagaaatattgtAAAGGATTTAGGTAGAGCCTTAACTGTTGCTGACGAAATTTACTTGGAAAAAAAGAGACAGCAGTTATTAGATTCCGATGATCCAAAAGTTATAGAGATGGGTCAGAAAATGGTGACTACTGTCAGCGTAACAGAAGGAGTAGACATGAATAAATTAGCTGTAAGCGCTGCCTCCAGGAAAGCAATGCAAGTGTTAGCTCCTTTGAAGTTTCCTGAAATTCCAAAGAAAGGTGATTTAGATGTCAGCATCGTTAAAGACTCACcatatttcttttcatgATTGATGATGCATTCTTGtacatattatatttgtCCGTGTACAGTTTCTTTCTGATTTTCAGTACTGTAAATTTGTATATACTTGTCCATATAGAATAAATA
The nucleotide sequence above comes from Debaryomyces hansenii CBS767 chromosome A complete sequence. Encoded proteins:
- a CDS encoding DEHA2D08800p (highly similar to uniprot|P02557 Saccharomyces cerevisiae YFL037W TUB2 Beta-tubulin), whose product is MREIIHLSTGQCGNQIGAAFWETICGEHGLDNNGNYHGEDDLQKAKLNVYFNEASSGKYVPRAVLVDLEPGTIDGVKTSNIGNLFRPDNYIFGQSSAGNVWAKGHYTEGAELVDSVMDVIRREAEGCDSLQGFQITHSLGGGTGSGMGTLLISKMREEFPDRMMATFSVVPSPKVSDTVIEPYNATLSIHQLVENSDETFCIDNEALYNICQKTLKLPQPSYAELNSLVSSVMSGVTTSLRYPGQLNSDLRKLAVNLVPFPRLHFFMVGYAPLTSLRSKSFRSLTVPELTQQMFDAKNMMAASDPRNGRYLTVAAFFRGKVSTKEVDDEMHKVQTRNSSYFVEWIPNNVQTAVCSVPPKDLDMSATFIGNSTSIQELFKRVGDQFSAMFRRKAFLHWYTSEGMDEMEFTEAESNMNDLVSEYQQYQDAGVDDEEELDYADEVPLEDGLE
- a CDS encoding DEHA2D08822p (similar to uniprot|Q01590 Saccharomyces cerevisiae YLR026C SED5 syntaxin (T-SNARE)), producing MASNIQNRTFEFQQCISSFDKLNKKNNVGRNPSQTTPARKTQFSQQASIIAKDIAHTTELLSKLALLAKRKPLFDDKPIEIGELTYVIKQDIFKIEENITLLQKYAKGESSIQIDTQVTQYSKNVLNLLNSKMKNISGEFKNVLEIRQKNELMNKNRTEHFLSAATNNRTSNNHSPLTNLSPQSSNNNNLSGLGENPYLMQAQSNGQAQTTYDPDLDQDAYSNYNNGEFLSIPDQTRQLLLMEEQGNQYLQERNSAVETIESTINEVGNLFQQLASMVSEQGEVIQRIDSNVEDINMNISGAQRELLKYYAHISSNRWLFLKIFGVLIMFFLIWVLVS
- a CDS encoding DEHA2D08844p (similar to uniprot|P39929 Saccharomyces cerevisiae YLR025W SNF7 involved in glucose derepression), which codes for MWNYLFGGNKQQKKEYPKKAIVELREHIQMLNKKRSHLESQIADQDALARKYITTNKALAKNALKRKKGYEANLMKIENQIDSLETQLTSIEGANLNLETMKAMKQGAQAMKQIHGEYDVDKVENTMDDIREQVELADEISEAISRPVGTEFVDEDELDEELAMLQEEEKEHKQQTPAQKAPVAKVSAPEEEMPDFPTVNKNKPAASTEDDEDEEALKALQAEMGL
- a CDS encoding DEHA2D08866p (similar to uniprot|P13433 Saccharomyces cerevisiae YFL036W RPO41 Mitochondrial RNA polymerase), which translates into the protein MMFKRLSRKHIAVDLVRRYGVENQRLQSIRSTTTITRSTGIPSESFPIYNSFLEDLKNKKDIPGRNALYNKSFSEINGDFLNTISREETQEVAWSSQYDPVSRSPFAKDVVHLQSLLDALLSSKNFDRADKILKAIYPLLSSQENFIFSLNKYLEAWSLESSTSIIEMENYLASIQSQFRDVVPNDRTYAILISKAIDDEKICMSYISRIKSNTSMIRKVFTHIDIIGIDGLMKIFKDPSVTENLIPKDLCPLFAQVRKLDGSSDMYDVDSEENVPEYFKDTESSVPIIEKDSDSLKAVDSFGLKVIRHTLLGLKTDNNSAVLDEFINNIENEMNNHVLHNTSNQEKKDYFAVYKCLKTDEQREKFNEALDLFNEGRQRQLELRGVDGAKEKWKHEFEDMQKRGAINLHKSLNVQLFKWYSDLLPYVEEEVNQCKKILDGEISLDNVKPDAKNLMKDRAYYAPYLTLIPPKKMCVITILELLKLNSTGGIVDGMRTARAVISVGKALELEYKSQNLMKAEGRSLSKKLKTTSQWKKLLRQRRDYNKQDPIANNEWDYPIYAKVGSVLTSLLIHVAKVPVKGTDPTTGKEVKGMQPAFHHTYQYLQGQRLGVLKVHKSLVRQLAGNVLGNSVQPQMLPMLVPPRPWTSYNDGGYLFSQNSLVRIKDSAETNAYLKAASDLDNLEIYDGLNVLGDTAWTVNRNVFNIISKFWNTGEKFLDIPPIVEEPELPKQLPMNAEPFEKAEYQRKVRKAMNEAASARSQRCDTNYKLEIARGFLGEKLFFPHNVDFRGRAYPLSAHLNHLGNDMTRSLFLFWEGREVGDEGLNWLKIHLANVYGIDKAPLNERIQFVDDNLENILECARNPINGSGWWKKGEKPWQVLSVCFELNEAFQLDDPTKFVSHIPVHQDGTCNGLQHYAALGGDIEGARQVNLIPADKPQDVYTFVAGLVQKRVDAEAEAGNKYAIFLQDKITRKVVKQTVMTNVYGVTFVGAVLQIQKQIDHYFDKNDTENVDEYARYLTAHVFASIRELFEGAHLIQDWLGESAKRISKSVRIDYEEKSSKNSNKPSHLSSVIWTTPLGLPCVQPYRVTKKQIISTNLQDIVISDPFGASQVDARKQQAAFPPNYVHSLDATHMLMTAKACAESGLSFASVHDSYWTHACDVNTMNSHIREQFVKLHGENLIVKIRDEFERRYKGFLQVIIIPGDHEVAKKIKDVRRNIVKDLGRALTVADEIYLEKKRQQLLDSDDPKVIEMGQKMVTTVSVTEGVDMNKLAVSAASRKAMQVLAPLKFPEIPKKGDLDVSIVKDSPYFFS